Proteins co-encoded in one Bradyrhizobium sp. 170 genomic window:
- a CDS encoding mandelate racemase/muconate lactonizing enzyme family protein — translation MKKATQVRSVETLACDAGWRNYHFVKIMTEDGIVGWSEYDEGFGAPGVTAAIERLAARIIGKNAFQHERIYAELFAATRPAAGGVVALALGAIENALLDVKAKALGVPCYELLGGKIRDRIRVYWSHCATWRINHPDWFKPAITDLDGVKGIGREVREKGFTAMKTNIFVYTDGKPQGWRPGFGSPFEPEINVDRKVLRNLCMHLEAIRDGAGPDVDLLLDLNFNAKTEGYLKILRAIKDMDLFWVEIDTFNPQALGYIRRQSPHPVSSCETLLGLREFLPYFNEQAMDVAIIDTPWNGIWQSMKIAAAAEHFEVNVAPHNFYGHLCTMQNAHFSAAVPNLRIMEIDIDRLAWDHELFTHVPEIVDGHLVMPDRPGWGTEPNEEGLRAHPPKSKGGLLNYGQKK, via the coding sequence CCGGCTGGCGGAACTACCACTTCGTCAAGATCATGACCGAAGACGGCATCGTCGGCTGGAGCGAGTACGATGAGGGCTTTGGCGCACCCGGCGTGACCGCGGCGATCGAGCGCCTCGCGGCGCGCATTATCGGCAAGAACGCCTTCCAGCATGAGCGGATTTACGCCGAACTGTTTGCCGCAACGCGGCCGGCCGCCGGCGGCGTGGTGGCGCTGGCGCTTGGCGCCATCGAGAACGCGCTGCTCGACGTCAAGGCAAAGGCGCTGGGCGTGCCCTGCTACGAGCTGCTCGGCGGCAAGATACGCGACCGCATCCGGGTCTACTGGTCGCACTGCGCGACCTGGCGCATCAATCACCCCGACTGGTTCAAGCCGGCGATTACCGATCTCGACGGCGTGAAAGGAATCGGCCGCGAGGTGCGCGAAAAAGGCTTTACGGCGATGAAGACCAACATCTTCGTCTACACCGACGGCAAGCCGCAGGGCTGGCGGCCGGGCTTCGGCTCGCCGTTCGAGCCCGAGATCAACGTCGATCGCAAGGTGCTGCGAAACCTCTGCATGCATCTGGAAGCGATCCGCGACGGCGCCGGTCCCGATGTCGATTTGCTGCTCGACCTCAACTTCAACGCCAAGACGGAAGGCTACCTCAAGATTCTCCGCGCCATCAAGGACATGGATTTGTTCTGGGTGGAGATCGACACTTTTAATCCGCAGGCGCTGGGCTACATCCGCCGCCAGAGCCCGCACCCGGTCTCATCCTGCGAGACGCTGCTGGGCCTGCGCGAATTCCTGCCCTACTTCAACGAACAGGCGATGGATGTCGCCATCATCGACACGCCCTGGAACGGGATATGGCAATCAATGAAGATCGCCGCAGCCGCCGAGCACTTCGAGGTCAACGTCGCCCCGCATAATTTCTACGGCCACCTCTGCACCATGCAGAACGCGCATTTCTCCGCTGCCGTGCCGAATTTGCGCATCATGGAAATCGACATCGATCGCCTGGCGTGGGACCACGAACTGTTCACGCACGTGCCCGAGATCGTCGATGGTCATCTGGTGATGCCGGACCGCCCGGGCTGGGGCACCGAACCCAACGAGGAAGGCCTACGCGCCCATCCGCCGAAGAGCAAGGGCGGGCTGTTGAATTACGGGCAGAAGAAGTAG
- a CDS encoding hydantoinase/oxoprolinase family protein, protein MMFRIGVDVGGTYTDLVATDESGRTVFAKSPSTPADQSLGVMAGLDELARRLNVTRAEMLTATDRLVHGTTVATNALLERKGAKVALLTTEGHRDVIEMREGLKPDRYDLRSPPPEPLAPRERRFGVNERLKASGDVLIPLDAKSLDDAIAAIKQSGATSVAVCFLHSYLNPVHELAAVERLTQALPGISISRSSDVLPQIKEYERVSTTIVNAYVEPIVRRYLKNLEMRLAEAGFKGSLFVVLSHGGMAPVEEASRLAAGTVLSGPAGGMSGGRRCSELVGIPDLVPFDMGGTSTDISLISGGQASLSADGMLAGQRIALRSLDIASIAAGGGSIASVDASRTLRVGPESAGSLPGPACYGNGGLAATVTDANVVLGYLDAAAFMGGKRPLDRAASEAAVDRIAKSMELSRVEAAAGIYRMINLNMADGIRLMTLRRGVDPRKFALLSFGGAAGLHAAEVARELEIKRIVVPTVASVLSAWGMLTSDLRYEVSRTHYGASARITADEVRELFAGLEQQAAGRLRSWFNGKIAIERSAEMRYGEQIFEIDVSLDGLDWNAANLVDQIEDRFHVRHEELYTYASRGQEVVFVNARVAAVGEVARQDEGAREAAASSVCLPRSRRQAFFGDWSEVSVYSLDELRPGHALTGPAIIEAETTTVLIDTGDRVTVNALGWLDIALR, encoded by the coding sequence ATGATGTTCAGGATAGGCGTTGACGTCGGCGGAACCTACACCGATCTCGTGGCCACCGATGAGAGCGGGCGAACGGTATTCGCGAAATCGCCATCGACCCCGGCGGATCAGTCGCTCGGCGTGATGGCAGGGCTCGATGAACTGGCGCGGCGCTTGAACGTCACGCGCGCGGAAATGCTCACGGCGACTGACCGGCTGGTTCATGGCACCACGGTCGCGACCAACGCGCTGCTGGAGCGCAAGGGCGCAAAAGTCGCGCTGCTCACCACGGAAGGCCATCGTGACGTCATCGAGATGCGCGAGGGTCTCAAGCCCGATCGCTATGACCTGCGCTCGCCGCCGCCGGAGCCCTTGGCGCCGCGCGAACGGCGTTTTGGTGTCAATGAGCGGCTGAAGGCCAGCGGCGACGTGCTGATTCCGCTGGATGCGAAATCGCTCGACGACGCGATTGCCGCCATCAAGCAGTCAGGCGCGACCTCGGTCGCCGTGTGTTTTCTGCATTCCTATCTCAATCCCGTGCATGAACTCGCCGCCGTTGAGCGGCTGACGCAGGCGCTGCCCGGCATCAGCATCTCGCGCTCCAGCGATGTGCTGCCGCAGATCAAGGAATATGAGCGTGTCTCGACCACGATCGTGAATGCCTATGTCGAGCCGATCGTGCGCCGCTATCTGAAAAATCTCGAAATGCGGCTCGCCGAGGCCGGGTTCAAGGGCAGCCTCTTTGTGGTGCTGTCGCATGGCGGCATGGCGCCCGTCGAGGAAGCCTCGCGGCTCGCCGCAGGCACCGTATTGTCCGGACCCGCCGGCGGCATGTCCGGCGGAAGGCGCTGTTCTGAGCTCGTCGGTATTCCCGATCTGGTGCCATTCGACATGGGCGGCACCTCTACCGACATCTCGCTGATCTCAGGCGGGCAGGCGTCCTTGTCCGCCGACGGGATGCTGGCCGGCCAGCGCATCGCGCTGCGCAGCCTCGATATCGCGAGCATCGCGGCGGGCGGCGGTTCGATCGCCAGCGTCGATGCCAGCCGCACGTTGCGGGTGGGGCCGGAAAGCGCGGGCTCGCTGCCGGGCCCGGCCTGCTACGGCAATGGCGGGCTGGCCGCGACCGTCACGGACGCCAATGTTGTGCTCGGCTATCTCGATGCGGCCGCCTTCATGGGCGGAAAACGCCCGCTCGATCGCGCAGCGTCGGAAGCCGCCGTCGACCGCATCGCGAAGTCCATGGAGCTGTCACGCGTGGAAGCCGCCGCCGGCATCTATCGCATGATCAATCTGAACATGGCCGACGGCATCCGCCTGATGACGCTGCGCCGTGGCGTCGATCCCCGAAAGTTCGCGCTGCTGAGTTTTGGCGGCGCCGCAGGCCTGCACGCGGCGGAAGTCGCGCGGGAACTCGAAATCAAGCGCATCGTCGTGCCGACGGTGGCCTCGGTGCTGTCGGCCTGGGGCATGCTGACCAGCGATCTCCGCTACGAAGTCAGCCGCACGCATTATGGCGCTAGCGCCCGCATCACCGCCGATGAAGTGCGCGAGCTCTTTGCCGGACTGGAGCAGCAGGCCGCCGGCCGGCTGCGCTCATGGTTCAACGGAAAGATTGCAATCGAACGCTCCGCCGAGATGCGCTACGGCGAGCAGATCTTTGAAATCGACGTCTCGCTCGACGGCCTCGACTGGAACGCCGCCAACCTGGTGGATCAGATCGAAGACCGTTTTCACGTCAGGCACGAGGAATTATACACCTACGCCTCGCGCGGCCAGGAAGTGGTCTTCGTCAACGCGCGCGTGGCAGCCGTCGGCGAAGTCGCGCGGCAGGACGAGGGCGCGCGGGAGGCCGCGGCGTCGAGCGTTTGTTTGCCACGCAGCCGGCGGCAGGCCTTCTTCGGCGACTGGAGCGAAGTTTCGGTCTATTCGCTCGACGAACTGCGGCCCGGCCATGCCCTGACTGGTCCCGCGATCATCGAGGCCGAGACCACGACGGTACTGATCGACACCGGCGATCGGGTCACGGTCAACGCGCTGGGCTGGCTGGATATCGCGCTGCGCTGA
- a CDS encoding hydantoinase B/oxoprolinase family protein: MSAKIDPITRSVVQHRLSSIVKEMGEAMLRTSYSQILNSSRDFSLAICDTGGRLIAQADHLPVHVGALPWATLAVEERFKDVKSGDVILLNDPYHGGSHLPDLTAFVPVFAGGKRLLWTIVRAHQSDIGGATHGAYNPAATEIYQEGLRVPPIKLYEAGKLRDDLLDLLALNIRNPREFRGDLAAMLGAAHLGERRLSRLFAEFGSPVVEAAVEAILDATEQQTRAVVSTWKDGVFHGEAFLDDDGHGRTDIRIAAKVTKKGSDVEIDLSDSDPQSTSFVNSSHANMQAAVAMAFAYLIDAEIPKNTGALRPLKVVAKQGTVVWADPGRPVTLCTSHPSNEIVEAIVKALSASCPERAMAGWSRRFRIAIQGEDPRTGKNFIWHLFQARPGGGASSGGDGWSSIGEWHSVGGLKFGSLEVAEVRFPLHFRTHEFRPGSGGDGQHRGGLGVSLDLVLETQKIAKGNTAGDGARHGPCGMLGGEDGKPHHYRLLSEGREPRVLRTKEVGIELRPGDCLEIRSSGGGGWGPPAKRSAEARRRDREQGLTDAAAEQASS; this comes from the coding sequence ATGTCCGCCAAGATCGATCCCATCACGCGCTCCGTCGTCCAGCACCGCCTCAGTTCGATCGTGAAAGAGATGGGCGAAGCCATGCTTCGCACCTCCTATTCGCAGATCCTCAATTCCAGCCGCGATTTTTCGCTGGCGATCTGCGACACCGGCGGAAGGCTGATCGCGCAGGCCGATCATCTGCCGGTTCATGTCGGCGCGCTGCCATGGGCGACGCTCGCGGTCGAGGAACGGTTCAAGGATGTCAAGTCGGGCGACGTCATCCTGCTCAACGATCCCTATCACGGCGGCAGCCATCTGCCTGATCTCACCGCCTTCGTCCCGGTCTTCGCCGGCGGCAAGCGTCTGCTCTGGACCATCGTGCGCGCGCATCAGAGCGATATCGGCGGCGCCACCCATGGCGCCTATAATCCCGCCGCCACCGAGATCTATCAGGAAGGCCTGCGCGTCCCGCCGATCAAGCTCTATGAAGCCGGCAAGCTGCGCGACGACCTGCTCGATCTCCTGGCGCTGAACATTCGCAACCCCCGCGAATTCCGCGGCGACCTCGCCGCAATGCTCGGCGCGGCCCATCTCGGCGAGCGGCGGCTGTCGCGGCTGTTTGCCGAGTTCGGCTCGCCTGTCGTCGAAGCGGCGGTCGAAGCGATCCTCGACGCGACGGAGCAGCAGACGAGGGCTGTCGTTTCGACCTGGAAGGACGGCGTCTTCCACGGCGAGGCGTTTCTCGACGATGACGGCCATGGCCGCACCGACATCCGCATCGCCGCCAAGGTGACCAAGAAGGGCAGCGACGTCGAGATCGACCTGTCCGACTCCGACCCGCAATCCACCAGCTTTGTGAACTCCTCGCACGCCAATATGCAGGCGGCGGTGGCGATGGCGTTTGCCTATCTGATCGACGCCGAGATCCCAAAAAACACGGGCGCGCTGCGACCGCTGAAGGTCGTTGCAAAACAGGGCACGGTGGTGTGGGCTGATCCGGGCCGGCCGGTAACGCTGTGCACCAGCCATCCCTCGAATGAAATCGTGGAAGCCATCGTGAAGGCGCTGTCGGCGTCGTGCCCGGAGCGCGCGATGGCGGGCTGGAGCCGGAGGTTCCGGATCGCGATCCAGGGCGAGGACCCGCGCACCGGAAAAAACTTCATCTGGCACCTGTTCCAGGCGCGTCCCGGCGGCGGCGCATCGTCAGGCGGCGACGGCTGGTCGTCGATCGGCGAATGGCACTCCGTCGGCGGGCTGAAGTTCGGCAGTCTCGAAGTCGCCGAAGTGCGCTTTCCCCTGCATTTCCGCACGCATGAATTCCGCCCCGGCTCGGGCGGCGACGGCCAGCATCGCGGCGGCCTCGGGGTCTCTCTCGATCTGGTGCTGGAAACCCAGAAGATCGCAAAAGGAAACACCGCAGGCGATGGCGCGCGGCATGGCCCCTGCGGCATGCTCGGCGGCGAGGACGGCAAGCCGCATCACTATCGCTTGTTGTCCGAAGGCCGCGAGCCGCGCGTGTTGCGCACGAAGGAAGTCGGCATCGAGCTGCGCCCTGGCGATTGTCTCGAGATACGCTCCTCCGGTGGTGGCGGCTGGGGACCGCCTGCAAAACGATCGGCCGAGGCGCGCCGGCGCGACCGCGAGCAGGGCCTGACGGACGCCGCAGCGGAGCAGGCGTCCTCATGA
- a CDS encoding ABC transporter substrate-binding protein has product MKTRIKWLLPAFFVVLLLASISAALQPGQAAGVTDTEIRIGNIMPYTGPLAAFASIGRAEAAYFDMINERGGINGRKIRFISRDDSSNPRTAVEHTSELVEQERVHLMFGSFGTPSNLATRTYLNERSIPQLFVASGDEEWAHPKRFPWTMGWQPTFRAEGRIYANYIQAAYPSKKIAVLWQNDQFGRDLFRGLQEGLGLTANMIVADIAIDADMSIDAQVDILKNSGAEVLVLNCAPPISARAIRRAAELDWHPVLLLVNAAASIANALRPAGLQNAVGVISTSFLKDASDAAWKEDPAIKGWLAFMDKYYPDGDKDDSYAIFGYAAAETLVQVLTQCGDDLSRENIMRQAASLRNYQSPVALPGIAINTGPADFHPIEQMRLVQFDGNSWQPIGDVIESAFASRPNDN; this is encoded by the coding sequence ATGAAAACAAGAATAAAATGGCTGCTACCAGCCTTCTTCGTCGTATTGTTGTTGGCCTCGATTTCGGCCGCCCTGCAGCCAGGCCAAGCTGCCGGCGTGACCGACACTGAAATCCGCATCGGCAACATCATGCCCTATACCGGGCCGCTGGCCGCGTTCGCTTCGATCGGCAGGGCGGAGGCCGCCTATTTCGACATGATCAACGAGCGCGGCGGGATCAATGGGCGCAAGATCAGGTTCATCTCCCGCGACGACAGCTCAAATCCGAGAACGGCGGTCGAGCACACAAGTGAACTGGTCGAGCAGGAGCGCGTGCACCTGATGTTCGGATCGTTCGGCACGCCGAGCAATCTGGCGACGCGAACCTATCTCAACGAGCGGAGTATCCCGCAGCTCTTTGTCGCTTCCGGCGACGAGGAGTGGGCGCACCCGAAGCGATTTCCGTGGACGATGGGCTGGCAGCCGACCTTCCGCGCCGAGGGTCGGATTTATGCCAACTACATCCAGGCCGCCTATCCGAGCAAGAAGATCGCCGTGCTGTGGCAGAACGATCAGTTCGGCCGCGATCTGTTCCGGGGATTGCAGGAGGGGCTCGGCCTCACCGCCAACATGATCGTGGCCGACATCGCCATCGATGCAGACATGTCCATCGATGCCCAGGTTGACATCCTCAAGAACTCCGGTGCTGAAGTGCTCGTGCTCAATTGCGCGCCGCCGATCTCGGCGCGTGCCATCCGCAGGGCGGCCGAGCTGGATTGGCATCCCGTCCTGCTGCTGGTCAATGCGGCGGCTTCGATCGCCAACGCGCTGAGGCCGGCGGGGCTTCAGAACGCCGTCGGCGTGATCTCTACCTCGTTCCTGAAGGACGCCAGCGACGCCGCCTGGAAGGAAGACCCCGCCATCAAGGGGTGGCTCGCGTTCATGGACAAGTATTATCCCGACGGCGACAAGGACGATAGCTACGCCATCTTCGGCTACGCGGCCGCCGAAACCCTGGTCCAGGTATTGACCCAGTGCGGCGACGACCTGTCGCGCGAGAACATCATGCGGCAGGCGGCGTCGCTGAGGAATTACCAGAGTCCGGTCGCGCTGCCGGGAATTGCGATCAACACCGGGCCGGCCGATTTCCACCCGATCGAACAGATGCGGCTGGTGCAATTCGACGGCAATTCCTGGCAGCCGATCGGCGACGTGATCGAGAGCGCGTTCGCGAGCCGGCCGAATGATAATTGA